A stretch of Candidatus Sphingomonas phytovorans DNA encodes these proteins:
- a CDS encoding thioredoxin domain-containing protein, with protein sequence MMRYLLPALLALVGFGSIATAQGHDWSTTVSKAPNGSYVIGNPRAKVKLVEYISYTCPHCGHFLSESRDVLRGQMVRSGSTSVELRNAIRDKLDLTAALLARCTGPKGFFATTDAIFAVQEDWVTRGGRFESVNGARIAAYPQPAQLRAMADGSGLSDIMRGRGMNDAAIEACLNDPAELAVVVKNADGAWAKIKGTPAFELNGKTIETTEWAVLEKSLRAAGAK encoded by the coding sequence ATGATGCGCTATCTGTTGCCTGCCCTGCTTGCGCTCGTCGGGTTCGGCTCGATCGCCACGGCCCAGGGCCACGACTGGAGCACGACCGTGAGCAAGGCGCCGAACGGCAGCTATGTCATCGGCAATCCCAGGGCGAAGGTGAAGCTGGTCGAATATATCAGCTACACCTGCCCGCATTGCGGCCACTTCCTGTCGGAATCGCGGGACGTGCTGCGCGGGCAGATGGTGCGTTCCGGCTCGACCAGCGTCGAACTGCGCAATGCTATCCGCGACAAGCTCGATCTCACGGCCGCCCTGCTCGCGCGGTGCACCGGCCCGAAGGGGTTTTTCGCCACCACCGATGCGATCTTCGCGGTCCAGGAGGACTGGGTGACGCGCGGTGGCCGCTTCGAATCGGTCAATGGCGCGCGAATCGCTGCCTATCCCCAGCCGGCGCAGCTTCGCGCGATGGCCGACGGATCGGGCCTGAGCGACATCATGCGCGGCCGGGGAATGAACGATGCGGCGATCGAGGCCTGCCTTAACGATCCAGCCGAACTGGCGGTGGTGGTGAAGAATGCCGATGGCGCCTGGGCGAAGATCAAGGGTACGCCGGCATTCGAGCTCAATGGCAAGACGATCGAGACCACTGAATGGGCGGTGCTGGAAAAGAGCCTCCGCGCGGCCGGTGCCAAGTGA
- a CDS encoding DciA family protein, giving the protein MSKRGVPAPRPEPKAEKPRGGRARAVSELLPDIGRAAFRKFGFVQSAIVSRWPEIVGTRYAGVSAPESIKFPQGERTGGTLNLVVRGAHATMMQHIAPEIVERVNRFFGYGAIARVNIRQGDVAPPRPRAAPPSLRPVPVELGASLRTIADPELKAVLEALAAGVAATRGPPVIGQAEE; this is encoded by the coding sequence ATGAGCAAGCGTGGCGTGCCCGCTCCCAGGCCGGAGCCCAAGGCGGAAAAACCGCGCGGCGGCCGCGCGCGCGCCGTTTCGGAGCTCCTGCCCGATATCGGCCGCGCCGCTTTTCGCAAATTCGGTTTCGTGCAGAGTGCGATCGTCAGCCGCTGGCCCGAGATCGTCGGCACTCGCTATGCCGGGGTATCTGCGCCCGAATCGATCAAGTTTCCGCAGGGCGAGCGCACCGGCGGCACGCTCAACCTGGTGGTGCGCGGCGCCCATGCGACGATGATGCAGCATATCGCGCCTGAGATCGTCGAGCGGGTCAACCGCTTCTTCGGCTATGGCGCCATAGCCCGGGTGAACATCCGCCAGGGGGACGTCGCGCCGCCGCGCCCGCGCGCAGCGCCGCCTTCGCTCCGACCGGTGCCGGTCGAGCTCGGCGCAAGCCTGCGCACCATCGCCGACCCTGAATTGAAGGCGGTGCTTGAGGCGCTGGCGGCGGGCGTCGCGGCGACGCGCGGCCCGCCGGTGATCGGGCAGGCGGAAGAATGA
- a CDS encoding thioredoxin domain-containing protein has translation MRFRIAYAALPALILAGCGSGGTGGNSTVPAAAPAATVAAPAGKSWVDTVSKTPEGGYRMGNPNAAVKLIEYGSRTCPHCAAFDAEGFPALKSGPIASGKLSYEFRDYPIHAEADIGPMLLGHCVEPAQFFPMLEQMMLSQQQLIGKTEKIPEADQARLQNAPPAQIVTYLAQFYGYIDFVKQRGVPDAKARQCLADPKMLEEIAKNTDAANQQFKIQGTPTFIVNGDVVPNVADWKSLQPALKTAGAL, from the coding sequence ATGAGATTCCGCATCGCTTATGCCGCTCTGCCGGCCCTGATCCTCGCTGGCTGCGGCTCGGGCGGTACCGGTGGCAACAGCACCGTGCCTGCGGCCGCTCCGGCCGCGACCGTCGCGGCGCCCGCGGGCAAGAGCTGGGTCGACACCGTCTCCAAGACGCCCGAGGGCGGCTATCGCATGGGCAATCCCAATGCGGCGGTGAAGCTGATCGAATATGGCTCGCGCACCTGCCCGCATTGCGCCGCCTTCGATGCTGAGGGTTTCCCCGCGCTGAAGAGCGGCCCGATCGCGTCGGGCAAGCTGTCCTATGAATTCCGCGATTACCCGATCCATGCCGAGGCCGATATCGGCCCGATGTTGCTTGGCCACTGCGTCGAGCCGGCGCAATTCTTCCCGATGCTCGAGCAGATGATGCTCTCGCAGCAGCAGCTGATCGGCAAGACGGAGAAGATTCCCGAGGCGGACCAGGCCCGGCTGCAGAACGCCCCGCCGGCCCAGATCGTGACCTATCTCGCGCAATTCTACGGCTATATCGATTTCGTGAAGCAGCGCGGCGTGCCCGACGCCAAGGCGCGTCAGTGTCTCGCCGACCCGAAGATGCTCGAGGAGATCGCGAAGAACACGGACGCGGCGAACCAGCAATTCAAGATCCAGGGCACGCCGACCTTCATCGTCAATGGCGATGTAGTGCCGAATGTGGCTGACTGGAAATCGCTCCAGCCCGCGCTGAAGACAGCGGGCGCGCTGTAA
- a CDS encoding A/G-specific adenine glycosylase has protein sequence MPAKLPSDIAGSLLDWYDRHARDLPWRSPPGAPPAEPYRVWLSEIMLQQTTVATVRPRFEEFVARWPDVESLARASDADLMAAWAGLGYYARARNLIACARAVVAGGGRFPGTEQGLRCLPGVGAYTAAAIAAIAFGERAVVVDANVARVVARLFAIPEPLPAAMPAIRAATDSITPDARAGDFAQAMMDLGSAICTPRNPSCLLCPLAATCRAFATGDPERFPDKKAKATKPQRYGTIFWAEREGQVLLVRRPPKGLLGGMRALPTGPWVAAPPGLDDQPLAADWTMLDETVVHVFTHFRLELALAVGRAEAHSNAGEWWPATDIESAGLPTVFAKAAAAIRRAE, from the coding sequence GTGCCCGCCAAGCTCCCTTCCGACATCGCCGGCTCGCTGCTCGACTGGTATGACCGCCATGCCCGCGATCTGCCGTGGCGCAGCCCGCCCGGCGCACCGCCGGCCGAACCGTATCGGGTATGGCTGTCGGAGATCATGCTTCAGCAGACGACGGTCGCGACGGTACGGCCGCGCTTCGAGGAATTCGTCGCGCGCTGGCCCGATGTCGAGTCGCTCGCACGGGCAAGCGACGCCGATCTGATGGCCGCCTGGGCCGGGCTCGGCTATTATGCCCGGGCGCGGAACCTGATCGCCTGCGCGCGCGCGGTCGTCGCGGGGGGCGGGCGTTTTCCCGGGACCGAGCAAGGCCTGCGTTGCCTGCCCGGTGTCGGCGCCTATACCGCCGCGGCGATCGCCGCGATCGCCTTCGGGGAACGCGCGGTGGTGGTCGACGCCAATGTCGCGCGAGTCGTCGCCCGGCTGTTCGCGATTCCGGAACCGCTTCCGGCCGCGATGCCCGCCATCCGTGCGGCGACCGACTCGATCACTCCCGACGCCCGCGCTGGCGATTTCGCCCAGGCGATGATGGATCTCGGCTCGGCGATCTGCACGCCGCGCAATCCGAGCTGCCTGCTCTGCCCGCTCGCCGCCACATGCCGGGCCTTCGCGACGGGCGATCCGGAGCGCTTTCCGGACAAGAAGGCCAAGGCGACCAAGCCGCAGCGCTACGGCACGATCTTCTGGGCCGAGCGGGAGGGCCAGGTGCTGCTGGTGCGGCGGCCGCCCAAGGGATTGCTCGGCGGGATGCGCGCGCTGCCGACCGGGCCATGGGTCGCGGCACCGCCAGGTCTCGACGATCAGCCGCTGGCCGCCGACTGGACGATGCTCGACGAGACGGTCGTCCATGTCTTCACGCATTTCCGGCTTGAACTCGCGCTTGCGGTCGGGCGGGCCGAGGCGCATTCGAAT
- the smc gene encoding chromosome segregation protein SMC, with amino-acid sequence MQIKRLRLTGFKSFVDPADLRIEPGLTGIVGPNGCGKSNLLEALRWTMGETSARSLRGAGMDDVIFAGTSTRPARDFAEVSILTEITGEETEVVRRIERGAGSAYRIDGRDVRAKDVALLFADAATGAHSPALVSQGRISAVIAAKPAERRAMLEEAAGIAGLHVRRKDAEQKLRATEANLTRLDEVIADQDARAAALKRQARQAERYRLLSDQIRVAEARMIFARWREASTAADTAKAEAAAAETRVAEAAEAQRAAAAYQAEATEKLAAARAGAQAARDRASEAGHRLATLRTELAATERRLSDLADSRARLTEDRVREGSLASDAAEAIARLADEAKELEARIAGAAARSPQLDAALAEAERAARDAEVALAQALAAQASEAADARVAEAALAAARTRADRSERDLGRVTAEAKALGDPAPLVAEKNKAAEARAQALRHAESARTALARADASEREAIGSRDRAQSARAGAHAELSALDSEAAALAKATRRDGKDRLLDQLRADPGYERALAAALGDDLEAGLDATAERYWAGAAPAPGDPSGPSGTVALAAHVTAPVALARRLAQIFVADSDAGQPLAVGQRLVTTAGLLRRWDGYVAKSGGAEAAARLERMNRLRAIEAARPAAVRAVDACDAELTRIDEAIAEARRAAVDARRLLEGAEANARDAARAEDRAAAQIERIEAQRADLDTRRQRIVAEHEEAQGEVARAVEVKAALPDGSATRERVAVLSSEAEARRITVATARAERTALDRAIGQDRERLAAGTAESKGWKNRAGEAARRIAEMDKREADLAQEAADLAGKPAVLAAEIAALEAAHGTARAEAETAMVAEREAEVALRLTEEAARAASETLAEAREARAGAAARAENQEARRLEMNRLSGERFQCPSVLLPERVGFEADKVGPPQEESTTHDKLLVDRERIGPVNLVAETELAELEAASVGNATEREELGLAVNRLRGSIGTLNREGRQRLLAAFEAVDGHFRRLFTTLFNGGQAHLELIDSDDPLEAGLEIMAQPPGKKLQSLTLLSGGEQALTAVALIFGLFLTNPAPICVLDEVDAPLDDANIERFCDLLDAMTRETATRYLIVTHNAVTMSRMHRLFGVTMIEQGVSRLVSVDLGGAENLLAAA; translated from the coding sequence GTGCAGATCAAACGGCTCAGGCTCACGGGCTTCAAGAGCTTCGTCGACCCGGCGGATCTGCGCATCGAACCGGGGCTGACCGGTATCGTCGGCCCCAATGGCTGTGGCAAGTCCAACCTTCTGGAGGCGCTGCGCTGGACGATGGGCGAAACCTCGGCCCGGTCGCTGCGCGGCGCCGGCATGGATGACGTCATCTTCGCCGGCACCTCGACTCGCCCTGCGCGCGATTTCGCCGAGGTCTCTATCCTGACCGAGATCACCGGGGAGGAGACCGAGGTCGTCCGCCGGATCGAGCGCGGGGCCGGCTCGGCCTACCGGATCGACGGACGCGACGTGCGCGCCAAGGATGTCGCCCTGCTGTTCGCCGATGCGGCGACCGGCGCGCACAGTCCGGCCCTGGTCAGCCAGGGCCGGATCAGCGCGGTGATCGCCGCCAAGCCGGCCGAGCGCCGGGCGATGCTTGAGGAAGCGGCGGGGATCGCCGGCCTTCATGTCCGCCGCAAGGATGCCGAGCAGAAGCTCCGCGCGACCGAGGCGAACCTGACCCGGCTCGACGAGGTGATCGCCGACCAGGACGCGCGCGCTGCCGCGCTGAAGCGCCAGGCGCGCCAGGCCGAGCGCTATCGCCTGTTGTCAGACCAGATCCGGGTGGCGGAGGCGCGCATGATCTTCGCCCGCTGGCGCGAGGCGTCGACCGCGGCCGACACTGCGAAGGCCGAGGCGGCGGCGGCCGAGACCCGCGTCGCCGAGGCTGCCGAGGCGCAGCGTGCGGCGGCCGCCTATCAGGCCGAAGCGACCGAGAAGCTGGCGGCTGCCCGCGCCGGGGCGCAGGCAGCGCGGGACCGGGCCAGCGAGGCCGGGCATCGGCTTGCGACGCTCCGCACCGAGCTTGCCGCGACCGAACGGCGCTTGTCCGATCTTGCCGACAGTCGCGCGCGCCTGACCGAGGACCGGGTACGGGAAGGCTCGCTCGCCAGCGACGCGGCGGAGGCGATCGCGCGGCTTGCCGATGAAGCGAAGGAGCTTGAGGCGCGCATCGCCGGCGCGGCGGCGCGGTCGCCGCAGCTCGACGCAGCGCTTGCCGAGGCTGAGCGCGCAGCCCGCGATGCGGAGGTCGCTTTGGCCCAGGCGCTGGCTGCCCAGGCAAGCGAGGCGGCTGACGCGCGGGTGGCCGAGGCGGCGCTGGCCGCCGCGCGCACGCGCGCCGACCGAAGCGAGCGCGATCTGGGGCGGGTGACGGCCGAGGCGAAAGCCCTTGGTGATCCGGCGCCGCTTGTCGCGGAGAAGAACAAGGCGGCCGAGGCGCGCGCGCAGGCGCTCCGCCATGCCGAATCGGCGCGCACCGCGCTCGCCCGGGCCGACGCGAGCGAGCGTGAGGCGATCGGATCGCGCGACCGGGCGCAGTCGGCGCGGGCCGGCGCCCATGCGGAGCTGAGCGCGCTTGACAGCGAGGCGGCGGCTCTGGCCAAGGCCACGCGGCGTGACGGCAAGGATCGCCTGCTCGACCAGCTTCGCGCCGATCCGGGGTATGAACGCGCGCTGGCGGCCGCCTTGGGAGACGATCTCGAAGCAGGGCTCGATGCCACTGCCGAGCGTTACTGGGCCGGCGCCGCGCCCGCGCCGGGCGATCCTTCCGGTCCTTCGGGCACGGTCGCGCTGGCGGCGCATGTCACGGCGCCGGTGGCGCTTGCGCGTCGGCTGGCGCAGATCTTCGTTGCCGACAGCGATGCTGGTCAGCCCCTCGCCGTCGGCCAGCGTCTGGTCACCACCGCTGGCCTGCTTCGCCGCTGGGACGGCTATGTCGCGAAATCGGGCGGCGCGGAGGCGGCTGCACGGCTCGAACGGATGAACCGGTTGCGCGCGATCGAGGCGGCGCGGCCGGCGGCGGTCCGCGCGGTCGATGCGTGCGATGCCGAGCTTACGCGGATCGACGAAGCGATCGCCGAGGCGCGCCGCGCCGCGGTCGATGCCCGCCGCCTGCTCGAAGGCGCCGAGGCCAATGCCCGCGATGCGGCGCGCGCCGAGGATCGCGCCGCTGCCCAGATCGAGCGGATCGAGGCGCAGCGTGCCGATCTCGATACCCGTCGACAGCGCATCGTCGCGGAGCATGAAGAAGCGCAGGGTGAGGTCGCGCGCGCCGTCGAGGTCAAGGCAGCGCTCCCTGACGGCAGCGCCACGCGCGAACGGGTTGCGGTGCTATCGTCCGAGGCTGAGGCCAGGCGTATCACGGTCGCCACCGCCCGCGCCGAGCGGACGGCGCTCGATCGCGCGATCGGGCAGGATCGGGAGCGGCTTGCCGCTGGTACGGCCGAGAGCAAGGGCTGGAAGAACCGCGCGGGCGAGGCGGCGCGGCGAATCGCCGAGATGGACAAGCGCGAGGCCGATCTGGCGCAGGAAGCGGCTGACCTTGCCGGGAAGCCGGCCGTGCTCGCCGCCGAGATCGCGGCGCTAGAGGCCGCCCATGGCACCGCCCGCGCCGAGGCGGAGACAGCGATGGTGGCCGAGCGCGAGGCCGAGGTCGCGCTGCGCCTCACGGAGGAAGCTGCCCGGGCGGCGAGCGAGACCCTCGCCGAAGCGCGCGAGGCCAGGGCGGGTGCCGCGGCACGGGCGGAGAATCAGGAGGCCCGGCGGCTTGAGATGAACCGTTTGTCGGGCGAGCGCTTCCAGTGCCCCTCGGTGCTGTTGCCCGAGCGGGTCGGTTTCGAGGCCGACAAGGTCGGCCCGCCGCAGGAGGAATCCACGACGCACGACAAGTTGCTGGTCGATCGGGAGCGTATCGGGCCGGTCAATCTCGTCGCCGAGACCGAGCTGGCCGAACTCGAAGCGGCGAGCGTCGGTAACGCTACTGAGCGGGAGGAACTGGGTCTCGCGGTCAACCGGCTGCGCGGGTCGATCGGCACGCTGAACCGCGAGGGGCGCCAGCGCCTGCTCGCCGCGTTCGAGGCGGTCGACGGGCATTTCCGCCGGCTGTTCACGACCCTGTTCAACGGCGGCCAGGCGCATCTCGAACTGATCGATTCGGACGATCCGCTTGAGGCGGGGCTTGAGATCATGGCGCAGCCGCCGGGCAAGAAGCTCCAGTCGCTCACCCTGTTGTCGGGCGGAGAGCAGGCGCTGACCGCCGTCGCGCTGATCTTCGGCCTGTTCCTCACCAATCCGGCGCCGATCTGCGTGCTCGACGAAGTCGACGCGCCGCTCGACGACGCCAATATCGAGCGTTTCTGCGACCTGCTCGACGCGATGACGCGGGAAACCGCGACCCGCTATCTCATCGTCACCCACAATGCGGTGACGATGAGCCGTATGCACCGGCTGTTCGGCGTGACGATGATCGAGCAGGGCGTGAGCCGCCTGGTCTCGGTCGATCTCGGCGGTGCGGAAAACCTGCTGGCGGCGGCGTGA
- a CDS encoding DUF4169 family protein, whose translation MAEIINLRIARKARARAAKDAAASANRLQFGRSGQDKRAARDEQARLDRTLDGARRDPDPSLD comes from the coding sequence ATGGCCGAGATCATCAACCTCCGCATCGCCCGCAAGGCCCGCGCCCGCGCGGCAAAGGACGCAGCAGCCTCGGCCAATCGCCTTCAGTTCGGCCGCTCTGGCCAGGACAAGCGGGCGGCCCGGGACGAGCAGGCACGGCTCGACCGCACGCTCGACGGCGCCCGGCGCGACCCCGATCCCTCGCTTGACTAA
- a CDS encoding AAA family ATPase, with product MGTTVTSRRLATMLRATLTKDGRAGQALLEWVEENRAVFWPGPKSRAKAGAPRGEARKISWAKLSTMLADMAEDPLPAELAGAAENIATVLSLGDQDRAVLEAGLALSFHPRIARLRWALEMAHEDMARVAGMLAGADAVHAGTVARTSMAVQLGLFEVDMAHGGGVSFDASWWFESLLARGGHDPERLIEALAGKRQQAALALADFPAMRGDVDFVARLLAGAVESRACGINVLLHGPPGVGKTELARALAAHVGAALYAVGEADCDGTEPRRHERVAALLRAQRALQRDDRALLLFDELEDLIGDANKVDGGKRFANRAGSKIFVNRMLETNGVPVIWTSNAIDNVDSAYLRRMSFVLKLDHPRGRERDRVLARMASMEDSAIGDDLSALARQAPETPSVARVALRAARIAGAASGDDERVARALVGSLRGQAVTLAETPGRVDLSLFECDTPIAGLVERLTRPGAPLAFSVLLAGPPGTGKTQLAGEVAERLGRPLATRRASDLLSKWIGETEANIAAAFRNAAAEGSVLFFDEADSLLFDRQTARTSWEVSQVNELLTWLDRHPLPVFAATNDQRRLDPAALRRFTFKLALNPLSAESAARAFERFFGCPAPAGLARLGALTPGDFAVVARQAKVAGPFSTGGLLARLEAELAAKPGGMATIGF from the coding sequence ATGGGCACGACGGTGACGTCGCGGCGCCTGGCAACGATGCTGCGCGCGACTTTGACGAAGGATGGGCGCGCCGGCCAGGCGCTGCTCGAATGGGTGGAAGAGAACAGGGCGGTCTTCTGGCCGGGGCCGAAGAGCCGTGCGAAGGCGGGGGCACCCAGGGGAGAGGCGCGCAAGATCAGCTGGGCGAAGCTATCGACGATGCTCGCCGACATGGCGGAGGACCCGCTGCCGGCCGAGCTGGCCGGGGCGGCGGAGAACATCGCCACGGTGCTGAGCCTGGGCGACCAGGACCGGGCGGTGCTTGAGGCGGGGCTGGCCTTGTCCTTCCATCCCCGCATCGCGCGGCTGCGCTGGGCGCTTGAGATGGCGCATGAGGATATGGCCCGGGTCGCCGGCATGCTGGCGGGCGCCGATGCGGTCCATGCCGGCACGGTGGCGCGCACCAGCATGGCGGTGCAGCTCGGCCTGTTCGAGGTCGACATGGCGCATGGCGGCGGCGTGTCGTTCGATGCGAGCTGGTGGTTCGAAAGCCTGCTCGCGCGTGGCGGGCACGATCCCGAACGGCTGATCGAGGCACTGGCCGGCAAAAGGCAGCAGGCGGCGCTCGCGCTCGCCGATTTCCCGGCGATGCGGGGTGACGTCGATTTCGTCGCGCGGCTGCTCGCCGGGGCTGTCGAGTCGCGCGCCTGCGGCATCAACGTGCTGCTCCATGGGCCGCCTGGCGTCGGCAAGACCGAGCTTGCCCGTGCGCTCGCCGCTCATGTCGGCGCTGCATTGTACGCGGTCGGCGAGGCCGACTGCGACGGCACCGAGCCGCGCCGGCACGAGCGCGTGGCTGCGCTGCTCCGCGCGCAGCGGGCGCTCCAGCGCGACGATCGCGCGCTGCTGCTGTTCGATGAGCTTGAGGATCTGATCGGCGACGCGAACAAGGTCGATGGCGGCAAGCGCTTCGCCAATCGTGCCGGGTCGAAGATCTTCGTCAACCGCATGCTGGAGACGAACGGCGTGCCGGTCATCTGGACGAGCAATGCGATCGACAATGTCGATTCGGCCTATCTTCGCCGGATGAGCTTCGTGCTGAAGCTCGATCATCCGCGCGGGCGCGAGCGCGACCGGGTGCTGGCGCGCATGGCGTCGATGGAGGACAGCGCGATCGGCGACGACCTGTCCGCGCTCGCGCGGCAGGCGCCGGAAACGCCCAGCGTCGCGCGCGTCGCCCTGCGTGCCGCGCGGATCGCCGGTGCCGCTTCCGGAGACGACGAGCGCGTGGCGCGGGCGCTGGTCGGGTCGCTTCGGGGGCAGGCGGTAACGCTGGCAGAGACGCCCGGGCGAGTCGACCTGTCGCTGTTCGAATGCGACACGCCCATTGCAGGGCTGGTCGAGCGGCTGACCCGCCCGGGCGCGCCGCTCGCCTTCTCGGTGCTGCTGGCGGGCCCGCCGGGTACCGGCAAGACCCAGCTCGCGGGCGAGGTGGCTGAACGGCTCGGCCGGCCGCTCGCGACTCGGCGCGCGTCCGACCTGCTGTCGAAATGGATTGGCGAGACCGAGGCGAACATCGCGGCGGCGTTTCGTAATGCCGCGGCGGAGGGCAGCGTGCTGTTCTTCGACGAGGCTGATTCGCTGCTGTTCGACCGGCAGACCGCGCGGACGAGCTGGGAGGTGAGTCAGGTGAACGAACTGCTGACCTGGCTCGACCGTCACCCGTTGCCGGTGTTCGCCGCGACCAACGACCAGCGGCGGCTCGATCCGGCGGCGCTCCGGCGCTTCACCTTCAAGCTGGCGCTGAATCCGTTGTCGGCCGAGTCGGCGGCGCGTGCGTTCGAACGCTTCTTCGGCTGCCCGGCGCCCGCCGGCCTCGCCCGGCTCGGCGCGCTGACGCCCGGCGACTTCGCGGTCGTCGCGCGGCAGGCAAAGGTGGCCGGGCCGTTCTCCACCGGGGGTCTGCTCGCCCGGCTCGAGGCTGAACTGGCGGCGAAGCCGGGCGGCATGGCGACGATCGGCTTCTGA